One Terriglobia bacterium genomic region harbors:
- a CDS encoding polysaccharide deacetylase family protein, protein MDFLGLLKKSWPRAIPFFPESISRRRGRRDIVVLMYHEVLKDAEEIEAWTVVRESAFHEQMEYLSGNFQIVSLDKALQGINFPREKGEGLAVVTFDDGYSGNCRVMLPIIESMKIPVTVFVATGAVEAQARYWYDRLILALQPGGAEAVTLDLREFGLKKYSFSPKDRGETRWTRIQRLLTDLKTLSPASRETAVASVLGQSNPRPQGAQSALTPLSLEALKALAASPWVTLGAHSHCHNILVQLEKDEISKSIQTSKSLLEDWTGRPVTHFAYPNGDYNAKVMECVRNAGFVSAMATHPRAWNRSDSLYAIPRVGVGRYDSLDSFKATLARA, encoded by the coding sequence ATGGACTTTCTTGGATTGTTGAAAAAGTCATGGCCGCGGGCCATCCCGTTTTTTCCGGAATCTATTTCTCGGAGAAGGGGACGGCGCGACATCGTTGTCCTCATGTACCACGAGGTCTTGAAGGATGCGGAGGAGATTGAAGCCTGGACGGTGGTCAGGGAAAGCGCCTTCCACGAGCAGATGGAATACCTGAGCGGTAATTTTCAGATCGTTTCTCTGGACAAGGCGCTTCAAGGAATAAATTTTCCCCGGGAAAAGGGAGAAGGCCTCGCCGTGGTGACCTTCGATGATGGTTATTCCGGCAATTGCAGGGTGATGCTGCCGATCATTGAATCGATGAAGATCCCGGTCACGGTCTTTGTCGCGACCGGAGCGGTCGAGGCTCAGGCCCGGTACTGGTACGATCGGCTGATCCTGGCGCTCCAACCCGGCGGCGCCGAAGCAGTCACCCTCGATCTAAGAGAATTCGGTTTGAAAAAATACTCGTTCAGCCCGAAGGACCGGGGCGAGACGCGATGGACCAGGATTCAGAGACTGCTGACTGATCTCAAGACCCTTTCTCCAGCCTCAAGAGAAACGGCCGTGGCATCGGTGCTGGGCCAGTCGAACCCTCGTCCTCAAGGGGCACAGTCGGCACTCACGCCGCTGTCGCTGGAGGCCCTGAAGGCATTGGCGGCTTCCCCCTGGGTCACCCTCGGGGCGCATTCCCATTGTCACAACATCCTCGTCCAACTCGAGAAGGACGAGATTTCAAAAAGCATCCAGACCTCCAAATCACTATTGGAGGATTGGACCGGACGTCCGGTCACCCATTTCGCCTATCCCAATGGGGACTACAACGCGAAGGTCATGGAGTGCGTCAGGAATGCCGGATTTGTCTCCGCGATGGCCACTCACCCTCGTGCCTGGAATAGATCGGATTCCCTGTACGCCATCCCGCGGGTGGGAGTTGGCCGGTATGATTCGCTGGACTCATTCAAAGCGACGCTGGCGAGGGCGTGA
- a CDS encoding TIGR03013 family PEP-CTERM/XrtA system glycosyltransferase: protein MWHVFRQYLAFRKFGTIAIEHMGLVCCVLGAIEIRLLQEHYSFREFDYPFLKAVVFGLVFQYCLHLRDVYDFRKTYTSAHFFGRLAQALFAAVVVLSILYYSFPSSILEPSVFALSLLLGSVFLTLWHILLRFYFDVRAPHTNLLVIGTGRLARELVSEILRHPEMGMKICGFVDDDPALLNVSVVNPKVVGASADLPKVVNDYGVDQIVVELEDRRGKLPIHELLSMKMRGVGIEEATAVYEKVTGKIALENLKPSWMIFNAGFSASRSMLVHKRILSVVLSTLLLLVFSPVILLFMALIRLDSKGPIFFGQERVGQDDKVFTLWKFRSMRDKAEQESGPVWAAANDDRVTRVGKILRRTRMDELPQLWNVLCGDMSLVGPRPERPCFIKELAALIPFYHLRHSVKPGVTGWAQINYRYGSSVRDAVEKLQYDLFYIKHMSWLLDFVIVFETVKTVLVRKGS from the coding sequence ATGTGGCACGTATTTCGACAGTACCTCGCGTTTCGAAAGTTTGGAACCATCGCCATTGAGCACATGGGATTGGTGTGCTGTGTCCTGGGCGCCATCGAGATCCGCCTGCTTCAAGAGCATTATTCCTTCCGCGAGTTTGACTACCCCTTTCTCAAGGCCGTCGTGTTTGGCCTGGTCTTCCAGTACTGCCTGCATCTGAGAGACGTCTACGATTTCCGCAAGACCTATACCAGCGCCCACTTCTTCGGGCGCTTGGCCCAGGCGCTCTTCGCGGCCGTCGTCGTGCTCAGCATCCTCTACTATAGTTTTCCCTCCTCCATCCTGGAGCCGAGCGTCTTCGCCTTGAGCCTTCTTCTGGGCTCGGTATTCCTGACGCTTTGGCATATTCTGCTGCGTTTCTACTTTGACGTCCGCGCGCCGCACACCAATCTCCTGGTGATTGGAACCGGACGGCTGGCCCGGGAGTTGGTCTCCGAGATCCTTCGACACCCGGAGATGGGAATGAAGATCTGTGGCTTTGTCGATGACGATCCCGCGCTTCTGAATGTTTCGGTGGTGAATCCCAAGGTGGTCGGCGCCTCGGCCGATCTCCCTAAGGTTGTCAACGACTACGGTGTGGATCAGATTGTTGTGGAACTGGAAGACCGCCGCGGGAAGCTCCCCATTCACGAGCTGCTCTCCATGAAAATGCGGGGAGTGGGGATCGAGGAGGCTACGGCGGTATACGAGAAGGTGACGGGGAAGATTGCGCTCGAAAATCTCAAACCGAGCTGGATGATCTTTAACGCCGGCTTCAGCGCCTCCCGGAGCATGCTGGTCCATAAGCGGATCCTTTCAGTGGTCCTCTCCACATTGCTCCTCCTGGTGTTCAGCCCGGTGATCCTGCTGTTCATGGCGCTGATCAGGCTGGATTCAAAGGGTCCGATCTTCTTTGGTCAGGAACGGGTGGGGCAGGATGACAAGGTCTTCACCCTGTGGAAATTCCGTTCGATGCGCGACAAGGCGGAGCAGGAATCCGGTCCGGTGTGGGCCGCTGCCAACGACGATCGCGTGACGCGGGTGGGGAAGATCCTGCGGCGAACCCGGATGGACGAGCTGCCGCAACTCTGGAATGTCCTCTGCGGTGACATGAGCCTGGTTGGACCGCGTCCGGAACGCCCCTGCTTCATCAAAGAGCTGGCTGCGTTGATCCCCTTTTACCACCTCCGGCACTCCGTCAAACCCGGCGTGACCGGCTGGGCCCAGATCAATTATCGCTATGGAAGCTCGGTGCGGGACGCCGTCGAAAAGCTTCAGTACGACCTCTTCTACATCAAACACATGTCCTGGCTGCTCGACTTCGTGATCGTGTTTGAGACCGTGAAAACGGTGCTGGTCCGGAAGGGATCTTAG
- a CDS encoding DUF3473 domain-containing protein codes for MLNALTIDVEDYYQVSNFEPLVGFENWGRYASRVELNTHRLLDLLDRHHTKATFFVLGWVAEQNSPLVREIHERGHEVASHGYSHRLVYDQTPVQFRDETRRCKGILEQLIGQSIQGYRAASYSITKESGWALEVLREEGFVYDSSIFPIHHDRYGISDSPRFCHELDGQFGKGLVEVPLSTLRFAGQNVPIAGGGYFRIFPYAITRWGIRRLNLKEHQPAIVYLHPWEVDPDQPRIQAGLLSSFRHYRNLDKTEDRLTRLLEEFQFGPVREVLREKGLIESSGTAY; via the coding sequence ATGTTGAATGCGCTGACCATCGATGTTGAAGACTACTACCAGGTGTCGAATTTCGAACCGCTCGTGGGCTTCGAAAACTGGGGACGATATGCGAGCCGGGTGGAGCTCAACACCCATCGGCTGCTGGATCTGCTGGACCGTCACCACACGAAGGCCACTTTTTTTGTGCTGGGATGGGTTGCCGAGCAAAATTCCCCGCTGGTCCGCGAGATTCACGAGCGGGGACACGAGGTGGCATCGCACGGTTATTCCCACCGGCTCGTTTACGACCAAACACCGGTACAGTTCCGCGATGAGACACGGCGATGCAAGGGGATTCTTGAGCAGCTCATCGGTCAATCCATCCAGGGTTACCGCGCGGCAAGCTATTCCATCACCAAAGAGAGCGGCTGGGCGCTCGAGGTCTTAAGGGAAGAGGGATTTGTATATGACTCGAGCATTTTCCCGATCCACCATGACCGCTACGGGATCTCAGACTCTCCACGTTTCTGCCATGAACTGGACGGGCAGTTCGGGAAGGGCTTGGTCGAGGTCCCGCTGTCGACCCTCCGGTTCGCCGGCCAGAACGTCCCGATCGCAGGCGGTGGGTATTTCCGTATCTTTCCCTACGCGATTACGCGTTGGGGAATCAGGCGGCTCAATCTCAAGGAGCACCAGCCCGCCATCGTCTACCTCCATCCGTGGGAAGTGGATCCCGATCAGCCCCGCATTCAAGCCGGCCTGCTGTCAAGTTTCCGGCATTATAGGAATCTGGACAAGACTGAAGACCGGTTGACCCGTCTGCTTGAGGAATTTCAATTCGGGCCGGTGCGAGAGGTGTTAAGGGAAAAAGGATTGATTGAATCATCCGGCACGGCCTATTGA
- a CDS encoding glycosyltransferase family 2 protein, protein MDILRYLFWIFLAVIAYVYLGYPLLIFLLSKIFSKEVRKAPIEPSVSILISAYNEAGQIGKTLENKLGLDYPAGKVEILVISDGSTDGTEEVVRRYSERGVRLYRQEPRAGKTAALNFAVPQATGEILVFSDANSIYEREALRKLVKNFSDPKVGYVTGKMIYANPDGTVSGEGCSTYMKYENLIRRCETRVGSIVGVDGGIDAARKSLYQSMRPDLLPDFVLPLRVVEQGYRVVYEPEAILREEALASSSDEYRMRVRVSLRAFWALHEMKQLLNIFAHGFYSIQLVSHKILRYLAFVFLGLVYLFNLGLLTAGPLYQALFAIQTLFYLCSALGYYTQRRGKGSRLLSVPFYFILVNLACAHAFLKFLRGTRQAVWSPRTG, encoded by the coding sequence ATGGACATTCTTCGATATCTGTTTTGGATCTTTCTCGCCGTCATCGCCTACGTCTATCTCGGGTATCCGCTGCTTATTTTTCTATTATCAAAAATATTCTCGAAAGAAGTTCGAAAGGCCCCAATCGAACCTTCGGTTTCGATTCTGATTTCCGCTTACAATGAGGCGGGACAAATCGGCAAAACCCTTGAAAATAAGTTGGGCCTCGATTATCCCGCCGGCAAGGTTGAAATCCTCGTCATCTCCGATGGCTCTACCGACGGGACGGAAGAGGTGGTGCGACGATATTCGGAGCGGGGCGTGCGGCTCTATCGGCAGGAACCGAGGGCGGGCAAGACCGCCGCCCTGAATTTCGCGGTTCCCCAGGCCACGGGTGAAATCCTGGTGTTTTCAGACGCCAACTCCATTTATGAGAGAGAAGCCCTTCGAAAACTGGTGAAGAACTTCAGCGATCCGAAGGTCGGGTACGTGACCGGAAAGATGATTTACGCCAACCCTGACGGGACAGTTTCCGGCGAGGGGTGTTCCACCTACATGAAGTACGAAAACCTCATCCGCCGATGCGAGACAAGGGTCGGCTCGATTGTGGGGGTGGACGGCGGGATTGACGCGGCGCGAAAATCGCTGTACCAGTCGATGCGCCCCGATCTCCTGCCCGATTTTGTGCTTCCGCTCCGCGTGGTGGAGCAGGGATACCGTGTCGTGTATGAGCCGGAGGCGATCCTGCGGGAAGAAGCGCTGGCCTCCTCCAGCGACGAATACAGGATGCGGGTCCGCGTTTCGTTGCGGGCCTTCTGGGCACTTCATGAAATGAAGCAACTCCTGAATATCTTTGCCCATGGTTTTTACTCTATTCAATTAGTGTCCCACAAGATTCTCCGTTATCTCGCCTTTGTCTTTTTAGGGCTTGTTTACTTGTTCAACCTGGGGCTGTTGACCGCCGGGCCGTTGTACCAGGCTCTATTCGCGATTCAGACTCTTTTCTACCTGTGCTCCGCCCTGGGTTACTACACGCAGCGGAGAGGCAAAGGATCGAGGCTTCTGAGCGTGCCTTTCTATTTCATCCTGGTCAATCTGGCCTGCGCGCATGCGTTTCTGAAATTCCTGAGAGGAACCCGGCAGGCGGTGTGGAGCCCCCGGACGGGTTGA
- a CDS encoding CpsD/CapB family tyrosine-protein kinase: MSEILKGLREARKEGREALPLGLNDPAELNPRRMELRTPNTAEIRVENHFTAVQRPLNTDPVFNLDTADHRVKTILDPHTIVGEQYRLLRTKLSAMQKEKGLKTLLISSTVPNEGKTLVSCGLAVILAQEPGKRVLLIDADLRKPDVSRTLGLTEEDRFDGLSRVLRGELSLEEAVLPCAEEELFFLPAGPVPRNPAELLSSRHLELALKTAAKLFNWVIIDSPPVLPLSDTSILAPHCDAALLVVHANSTPAKLIKSAIEAIGREKICGVVLNRVRHIRTSTYYYYYHHHHMRRKK, from the coding sequence ATGTCAGAGATACTGAAGGGATTGAGAGAGGCGAGAAAAGAAGGCCGGGAGGCCCTCCCATTAGGGTTAAACGATCCGGCCGAGTTGAACCCTCGTCGGATGGAGTTAAGGACACCCAACACAGCGGAGATCCGCGTGGAAAATCATTTCACCGCGGTACAGAGGCCGTTGAATACGGATCCGGTCTTCAATCTGGACACCGCGGACCATCGGGTGAAGACCATCCTCGATCCTCACACCATTGTGGGGGAACAATACCGATTACTCCGGACGAAGCTTTCCGCCATGCAGAAGGAGAAGGGCCTCAAGACGCTCCTCATCAGCAGTACCGTGCCCAACGAAGGGAAGACCCTGGTCTCATGCGGTCTCGCGGTCATCCTGGCGCAGGAACCGGGGAAGCGCGTGCTGCTGATCGACGCCGATCTTCGCAAGCCGGATGTTTCCCGGACCCTGGGGCTGACCGAAGAAGATCGGTTTGATGGTTTGAGCCGCGTGTTGCGCGGTGAGTTGAGTCTTGAGGAAGCGGTTTTGCCGTGTGCGGAAGAGGAGCTGTTTTTCCTGCCTGCCGGTCCGGTTCCCCGGAACCCGGCTGAGTTACTCAGCTCCCGCCATCTTGAACTGGCGCTGAAGACGGCTGCCAAACTCTTCAATTGGGTGATCATTGATTCCCCGCCGGTGCTTCCGCTCTCGGACACCAGCATCCTGGCGCCTCACTGTGATGCGGCGTTGCTGGTCGTTCACGCCAATTCAACGCCCGCTAAGCTCATTAAAAGCGCCATCGAAGCGATCGGTCGGGAGAAGATCTGCGGCGTCGTTCTCAATCGCGTGCGCCATATCAGAACGTCGACCTATTACTATTATTACCATCACCATCACATGCGACGGAAGAAGTAA
- a CDS encoding polysaccharide biosynthesis/export family protein, whose protein sequence is MKRILWGLILFLILTGGTSAAAKKEKDNKTKGKTDASTPAQAVPGSGQATEPGQDFVIGPEDTLVINVWKEAELSTTVVVRPDGRISLPLINEVQASGLTTRQLQDRIAEKLKDFIASPVVTVMVKEIKSQSVTIMGEVTRTGVYPFGSPMTVVELIGRAGGFKEYAKTKGIRVLRNENSQQLQFRFNYRDYIKGKNPEQNIVLKNGDVVIVP, encoded by the coding sequence GTGAAGCGCATTCTTTGGGGGTTGATTCTATTCCTAATATTGACCGGCGGGACGTCGGCCGCGGCTAAAAAGGAAAAGGACAACAAGACGAAGGGCAAGACCGACGCTTCGACACCGGCCCAGGCAGTCCCGGGATCGGGCCAGGCAACGGAGCCGGGCCAGGATTTCGTCATCGGCCCGGAAGATACATTGGTCATTAATGTGTGGAAAGAAGCCGAACTTTCGACCACGGTGGTGGTCCGGCCCGATGGCAGGATTTCGCTTCCGCTGATCAACGAGGTTCAGGCGAGCGGATTGACGACAAGGCAGCTGCAGGACCGGATTGCAGAGAAATTAAAGGATTTCATCGCTTCGCCGGTCGTGACCGTGATGGTCAAGGAGATCAAGAGCCAGTCGGTCACCATCATGGGCGAAGTGACCAGAACCGGTGTATACCCGTTCGGCTCACCGATGACGGTGGTCGAGTTGATCGGGCGCGCCGGCGGATTCAAGGAGTACGCAAAAACCAAAGGGATTCGAGTTCTGCGGAACGAAAATAGCCAGCAGCTTCAGTTCCGGTTTAATTACAGGGATTACATCAAGGGAAAGAATCCTGAACAAAACATCGTCTTGAAGAACGGCGATGTCGTGATTGTTCCCTAG